In the genome of Deltaproteobacteria bacterium, the window GACCATTCCCGTGCGCGCGCACAAGTCCCGCGCGCCCGAGGCGGCGCAGGTCGCGCATCAGGCCGGCGCCCGCGCCGAGCGCGCGCAGGATGCGTTCCGCGCAAAACACGGCCGCTTCGCGGATCGGCTCGTGGACCTGCTCGAGATCGATCCGTCGATCGCGCCCGAGTCGGATGTGACGTTTCGTTTCTCGGCCATGAACGGCAGCGGATACGCGTTCAGCACGCGCGCTCCCGGATCGACGGTCACGTATCGATTCACCTCGCGCAAGCGCGACCTCGAGCGCTTGAGGGACGAACGACGACGGCGCGTCGGCACGCCGAATGATTCGCCGTGAAAGCGGAGCGGACATCGCGGCGTCGCGAAAATCTCACCGCGCCGCCGGGTGGTGCTTGACATTTTTCCCCGACGCGATAAACCCGGCTCAATTGCTTCATGCCCGTACTCGACAAATTCGAAGCGTTCTCAAACGCCCGTGAAACGGGCGTGCCGCGAAGGTGAGCGCCGCCGGAAGTGCAAAAATCCGCGTGTTTTTGCTTGACCGGCGTGGACCCATTTGTTAGGTTGCGAGGCGATTCGTTCCCAACATCACGTCATGGCGAGGAGGATTCAGGATGGCCAGTGCCAAGAAGCCGATGACCAAGTCCCAGATCGTTTCGTATTTCGCCGAGAAATTTAACCTGCCGAAAAAGGCCGCCGGCGACGTCGTCGAGGAATTCGCGGCTCTCGCCATCGCGCAGACGAAGAAGGTCGGCGCCTTCACGCTGCCCGGCGTCGGCAAGCTCGTCGTGCAGAAGCGCAAGGCGCGCAAGGGCCGCAATCCGGCCACGGGTGAGACGATCAACATCCCCGCGAAGACCGTCGTGAAGATGCGTCTGCTCAAGGCCTGCCAGGAAGCGATCGTTCCGTCGAAGAAGAAGTAACGCCGATCCATCGACGTTCACACGAAGCCTCGGCCTTGCGGCCGGGGCTTTTCGTTTGCGGTTCGGTCAGTGTGAAACGGGGAATCGGGCTGCGGTGATTTCGCGCGCGATCACGCCGGTGAAAAATCGAGCAGGTCGACCGCGAAATCGGAAAGGGCGAAGCTCAGATGCTCACGCACGCCCATCGCGTCCCCGCCGATCTGCAAAGGCGTGGGCCGGTCGAACTCCATCCGGACGCGCGTGACGAGGAAATCGAAAAATCCCCGCGACTGGTAACGACCGCGAAAGATTCCCGGGCTGTGCATCAGCGCTTCGCTCACGGGGATGTCGACCACGCGGAAATTCATGAAGCCCTCGCGCGCGTCGGCGAAGGGGAACGCGACCATGTTGTAACCGTAGTACGGCGTGGTGCCCGCGCCCATGACGGAGACGGGGCCCTCGTAGATCGTGTCGCCCGCGCGATAGGGCAGCCGCCGCGCGGCTTCGCCGAGCCGGCATTCGAACACTTCATCGCCCTCGTTAATCACCCGGACGTGCGGGCGTTCGCCGAAAAACGCGCGGGGCACGGTGCGCGACGCGATGGCCGCCATGTACGCCAAAAAGCCCGTCGAGAATTTCCGAACGACGGGCATTTTCCCCATCCGCGTCTTGAACCACGAGTAATCGTTGATAATCGCCGCGTCCCAGCCGAGGCCTCCGAAATGGAAGTGACGGGATTCGGATTCGATGAGCGGCAGCCGCCGCGTGCGAACCTCGAAACCGCGACGCAACGCCGCAAGCGGCTCAATGCCCTTGAGGTTGCCGACCCAGCCCGCGATGCCGTTGCCCGTGCCGAGCTTGAGCACGCCGAACTTCGGCAACGGATGCCGGGCGATGGCATCCTGCACGGCGCCCTGCATCACGCGGTTCTTTTCGTCGATGTACGTCTTGAACTGGTTGATTGTGGAGACGAGCGTGCCGTCGCCGCCGCCGCAAAACACCACGGGGTACCCGTGATCGACGATCTCTTTCACGGCGCGGCGCGCGTCGTCGAAGCTGTGCGACAGATACGTTTGCGCCTTGGGCACGAATTGCTCGACGCCCGTGAGCATGCGTCGCGAGACCTTGCGGGCGTTGGCGTTCAGCAGCACGGCAGCGTCGTGCAGCGTATTGGCGTTCATATGTTGAGCTCCCCAAAGGCCGCAGTTCGGACCCGTGAGCATACCGACTGGGAGGGGCGAGCGAAAGAGGCCGCAACGCTCAAATTGGGGTGAACGGAAGAAAAAACAACGACGGGGACACCGCCTTCGATGCCCCCGCCGCCCTCATTCCCGCCGCGGATGCCGCGCACCCGCCGTTTTTCTAGACGTGGAACTGCGCCACGACCCGCTCCAGATTTTTCGCGAGACCCGTCATTTGCTCGGCGGAACGCCGCGTGGTGTCCGCCCCCTGCGCGGTTTGCTGCGCCGCCGCGTTCACACCCAGGATGTTCTGGCTGACCTGCGTGACGCCCGCCGCCGCCTCCTGAATGCCCCGCACCACCTCTTTTTCGATCGCCGTGTTCAGTTTTTGCACGCTGCTCGT includes:
- a CDS encoding HU family DNA-binding protein; this encodes MASAKKPMTKSQIVSYFAEKFNLPKKAAGDVVEEFAALAIAQTKKVGAFTLPGVGKLVVQKRKARKGRNPATGETINIPAKTVVKMRLLKACQEAIVPSKKK